DNA from Mustela erminea isolate mMusErm1 chromosome 18, mMusErm1.Pri, whole genome shotgun sequence:
AGTTCAGATatgacaacaaataaaaaatgcctGCGTGGCCTATTAATTCTAACAAAGGCAGGCTAGTCCATCTTTCAGACTAATGATTACAGAGTGGTTTAGCCgctccatttctttgaacaaGTAAGAACAAGACACATGAACCAAAACATTGAAAAACAACAATACATGGTTTGCTTCTGTGATACCAATGCTACAGGTTTTAGACAGGGAGTAAAGACCATTTTCTATAAAcagcaattaaaacaaaactactaAGAGTCTTACTGAAAATACAAGATCagaagtgtttcctttttttttaaatgacaatttaTAATCCTGTTCTCAGGCATCACAACCGTAAACAGCACAAATGATCAATACAAAAGAGTTAGACCGACAGTACCTCTGAACTAATGTAAACACCACTTGGCAGGATTTGCACAGAGACACAGGTAAAGGAACACTGATGCGGTCAAAGTAATCCCTGCACACTCTTTTCACAGACttataatccaaaagaaaaatggaaactcaATTGTTGTCACAGTTTTATCACTGGATGCTCAGGGAAGCCTCtaatctctgcttttctttcatcCTCTAATTTGTCACATTAAACAAAAGCTCAACTGCTTTTCTGTTAATCATTTTTCAAAAcgtaagaaaaagaaagcaggagagcagacttttaaaagggGGACAGGAGTGACAGGACCTCAAATCTGCACACCGAAGGAGCTAATCTGCACTTGTTCATTTACTGGCCCCGAATGTGTACGACCTACACATTAACGGATTTCTTCGCCCCCTGGGGGGAGTAACTCTGGATTTCCCGTAAAGACTGGATGTAGGTCAAATCCTAGTATCGAGAACTAATTAAAGCACAAATTATTTTGGTTGTGCAAAAACTGTGATACGCACAGTTCTGTGATGCACAGAGGTCTGCTCAAAGTTATGAGACTTGGGCTTGGGGATCTCTGCCAGTGAGGAACTTCTCAATAATGGTGATGACTTGTTAAGGGTCACAATTTTGCGGTAACAGAGACGTCATTTGAATGTTAGCCTCCTTGACCCCTGAAGGGCAGCCCTTGAGGTGCACACAGAAACTCTGCCACAGGTGCCACACTGAAGCTCTCTTTTCCGGAAACCAGAACTTCAGgagctctttccttctcttcccactcactcccctccaccctgcctcccaCAGGAGCTCTTTTAGAACAACatgataaaaaagaagaagaaaagccaaaaaaaaagcagtaacacTTAAAAATAGGATTATGTGTGCACAGACGTTATCTACTCTGAATGTTTACACAGTTTCTCATAAAGATATGTGCATGACTGCAACAAAATAAACTTAAGGATAATTAATGGCTCCTAAATTACTAGAAAATAATTGGTTCCTGAAATTCAGCTAGACAGCTCAAAGGTGAGTTTTTTCAAAGGTCCGTGGAACTTCTAACAAGTTCTGTGTGTACTACTATGTGCAGACATACGCCACCTTGCTGGGAAGAAGGTGCACAGCTTCCTCAAAGGGGCCATGACTCAAAAAAAGTTGAAACCACCGCAATCAAGtaagatgacttttatttattcaaagaataattttaattacaaGAAGAAACTGGGTTATTTAGCTCAAGTCAATGAAAATAGCAGAAATTCTGACCACACTTCCTACCTCTGTGTCCCAGGAATCATGAAAGACAGGATTTCTACTACTCCTTTTGGTCTGGGGAGGAAGATGATGGTCTTCTTCATTGccattccttctccttttcctgaaattaaatcacagggaggggaaaaagaaaaatccaacaaTTCATCTTTTAGACACTTAAAATTGTAAATCATGACAACAAATTTGCCCTCTTTCCTGAGAAAACAGAATTCATCATACGCACTATCCCAACAGGTAAAAAGTTAGAAGTACACCATCGTTAGGCACGAAGAACGAAAATACGAAATAGCAGCAGTTGGGGTGAGCTTAAAtgagtgcaactgatttctaaaAAGAAGCTGGGCGACTTTAAATGCCTCAAGCAGGTGCGGGGGGACGCTAATGACTAAGCTTCCAAATTCCACCCAATTGAGGTTATCTTCCCTCTGCGTTTCCTGAAATCACCATTTCAGGTTACCGCATCTTACTCCCTTCCACAGGACAGTATGTAAGTCAGGAGTGGCTGTCTCTGCCCGCGTACCCCTAAAATCCTCACGAAAATGGTGCTACACAGGGATAGCATCAGAGAGTTGTGCGGTCTCTGATCTGCAGTTTTCTTTCATCCCTGACCCCCCCAGTTATTACGTGCAACAAAAGCTCAGTGCCCCTAAAGCGTTGGATCACTCTTCCCCACCGTCACCGGAAAGGCCGCTCTGGCGCACGGTAACTCCATTATTCTCTCCGCACCACCTAGTACTGTATGTTACGTCACCAGATTATTAGAGTTTGCAGCACAAGCTGCTCGAAATTTTCAGGTTTAAGGAAAATCCACACATTTACCTCAGTGTTCTCAGATGTACAACAGACAAAATGTGTATGTATTCGATGAAAGAATTAAGTGCTCCTGGAAGGATGTCTACGGACCCGTttaggagacagaaaatagaaatcaattagAGGAGGTATCATTTGAAGGCAAACTGCCCGGAACTGTGCtatccaatatggcagccactagccacatgaggttacttacatttaatttaatatcCAGTTCCTTAGTCACACTAGCTACATTTTCAGTGTTCAAAGGCCACAGGTAGTTAGGGGCAACTGCACTGGATGGCACAGACACAGGGCATTCCCATCACTACAGACAGTGCCACTGGACAGCACTGGCAAGAGGCCAATTTATACAAAGCAGCATAATCTACTATAAGGAAAGCTCTGAAAGATTCAAATTTCTACAGCTAGAGGAAAGACAGCTCTTGGGCAGGTACTGAATTTGAGCAAAGTATTTATTTGAGCACTGAGTATCTTCTATACAGTCGTACACTTTCTATGCCAGTATTGTGGCATGGTAGGGCAGGCCCATAATCCCAAGGTTCTGAGTTGAAGTCTTGATACTGGAGAACATCTAAGTTATCACCCTTAGCTCAACGCCCTGTATCTGGAGACACTCCTGTACTCGGAATACATCTATTGACGAGTGCAGACCCAGCTTAGGCTGGGAACAATACACTGTGAGTGGGTGGTTCTGATCAAGCATTAACCAACCTGCAAAGGGCTCTGGTGACCTCATTCTAAGACTCAGCTGCTTCTAAGATCATCATTTCTGCTCCCTAACCCTTCTCTCAGGTCACTAGATCTTAACCGCACATTACTCTTAAGTATGTGGGGGTTAAAAACTAGGTGAAAAGCAGGTTTGATACTCATTTAAATGGATGTGCTCTTACCACAGATTTGAACCAAATAATTACTACTTTCACCCTAACATGACCAGAGAATCTTTTTGGAAAAGAGATGCAGTGAACAGAACAAGATCCGACAGAATGTCACATGCCACCCCAGGGAAACTCCCCAAAGGCTGGTCCCCAAACTCTTCTCTTACCAATATGCCAGCAGCTGACTGTGCTCTGGGCAGCTGAACCGCTCTAACACTTATGAGCCTGACCCCAACGGCCCAATTTCCTCACTTATAATCCATGGCATATCTTTGCAGTGACAAGAAAATGAACGTCAAGGAGGCTGTCGGACAAAAAGGATGTGAGTACAGAGAGGATGGGCTGGTTCTGCAGATTTAAACTAAACTCTGGGAAAAGTCCCATGAAATATCCCTGCCTCATAATCAGCAGCTTTCTCACGGTACCCCCAATCACCCCTGCAGGAGGCCCTCTCCTTTGGATGGTATGGATAAAGAATGAGCCtcctgttcttctttctcctttttctaagCTCTACGTAGATTCCACCCTTGAAACATTCTTCTTTCAACAATATTGTTAATGATTGCCAAGATTACAGTTTCATGTTCAACCGTATCCACAAAGTCAGATTACAGCCTTCCACATTAATGCCACAGACCAGGTTATAATTTTAGCCGCCACCATATAATTGATTATGTTCTCCCCAGGCATCTAGTTACAGATTGTTGTTTAGCATCTGTTACTTTTAAGGATGGCCGATTACATCACcactcatttcatttctttccagtcttCTAGTCATCTCCTAGACACTGAGcataaaagaaatcttaagagtATGGAGActagtgtttttcaaacttttttttttatatagcaaGAGAAACCtttctatcaggaaaaaaaaatcatttaatatatatatgaaataaaggaCTTGTTTTGGTTAAAGTAGGGGTTTCCTTGATGTACATCTACCCCTCTATGGTTATCTCAGTATATTTTATAACAGTCTGAAAAATGACCATCTCAGACCAACCCCTCATCTTCAAGTTGAGGAAACAGATCCAGGACACTGAACTGACTTGGAGATATTCTGACAACAGGAGCTGGCAGGGCTGGTCCATCACACTTTATGAAACATGGAGTGAAAAGCAGGTAAGAAACCCCTGTCCAAATCacgtggctttttttttaatagcaatgaAATTACCAGTATAAACATGTTGAGGTTACTTGTGTACTAGATAAAAGGCATCTGCTACCAGTATAAGCCCATTCAGGTTTGCTTACCCAGTGAGAGATAAAAGGAGTATTTCTGTAGGAAATATTTAGACTTTTTCAGATAGGAGACATCACAAGAGACTATCAGAAGTATAAACTGGGTTTGGGAAGGAAAACAAGGACAGTTGGATCTGGCTTACCTTGCCTAAGGAACTTGTTCCTAATTCCAAAAGCAAGTCGGCCCCCAAGTTCAAATCTAGTCCACTCTTACTTTCTATACAAGCAGGCTTTATGCCCCACTCACTATATACCGAAATCAATAATCCAATGCAGATATATGGGCCAACCTAGAGCTTCACTATTGGAGCAAATAACCTCAGGATGCTTTCCTTTAATTAACCATCCTCCAGAGCAAGACCTTTGTGGGAAGACTATCAATTACATTCAGAGCCAATGAAAATATGAACAAGATTCAGCATAATCTACCAAGGCAAACCTATCTTATTCACTTGAGCGAAAGATTGGTGAACCTGGAAAGACTCGAGTAAACCAGCTGAGCTCTCTAAGTGTTTCCTCATCAGAAAAGGGACAGTGTTGGACTTGGGGATCTATAGGTTTTTCACTTCAAATTCCACCATGAGGGATTTTTCTAATTCGAAGTAAAGTTGCTACTCTTCATTTGGGGTACCCAATCCCaactttctcctccccacccccttacaGGAGGAAAcgagaaaagaaagcaagcaggcAGCTTGATTCGACTCTATTCTGCACACGGCAAGCAAGAACAGCACCCCTAGGTGAAGACGAGGGTCCTGAGGCCACGCTTCGTGGAAAGTAGAGCATCGCGATACAAGCCCTACCTCCCGCCTTCGGAGTCAAACGGCTCCGTATCCAAACAGTTTAGAATCCTGCCTGTCAATGCCCCAAGTCACTTTGGTCGTCCGCCCTTCCATGTTCACAACCGTCCGAGGGCACAAATTCTTCCACCTAGCCCCATCCTTCCCTGCTGCAGAGTTCAACCCAATCCTTTCTGACCTTGGGGAGACGGCAGCTCCCCGCCACTGCCCCTCAAAGACGTCCTAGGGACTCCCTCTCAAAGATCAGAcattcctcccatccccccaccctcctaaATTTAGGACAGGGAAGCTTTAGGGCCACTGTCTCTCTTCCGGGACCGTTCAGACTGCATTccaagtagggaaaaaaagacGGGGTACGGGTGGGGGGAGACGCGGACCCAGCGAGTCACTCCTCCCAGCACCTCAGGGACCAGGTACTTGcgcatccctctccctcttcccccggGGCCGCAGAGCACCCAAAAGAAAACCCCCAGGGCCCACGCTTGCTCGGACCCCCGCTTCGCGCGCCCTTTTGGCTCCAGCCCCGCCGAGGGGTTGGGAACGAAGGGGGTCTCTGTGGTCTCACCTGGGGCGGAGGCGCTCGCTCATGGCAGCCGGTGGAGGGGAGCGACGCGGCGCGGCTCCGCGAGAAGAGGGAACAGAGGGTGTTGTGTTCTGGCGGCCGCCACGCCCACCCCCTCGGGCCTTGGCTCTAGCCGCGGCGCGGGTGGACGCTGCCGGCGGTGAGTACCCCTCGGTGGGACCCGTACCACCGCTACTTCCGGCGTCTGCTCCGCGCCCCCCCATGTCGCAGCTGCCGTGGTACCGCCCTCTCGCGGCTGCGCAGTGGCGCGACGCGGCCGCGCCGACCGGTAACCCCGCCCACGGGAAGAGGCGGGCTCGGAGTGGGGAGGAGCGACTGGGAGCTTCTGGGAGAGAGGACCTCAGGAGAGGCGGCCTAAGCTTTTGCCTGTTCGCAGCCGACCGGGGAACGGCATAAAAGTCCAGCCAGGTTTGAATTAACTTAAATTATGGCATCATAATACGAAACAAGTTTTTGAGTTAGGCCCCTGTGTggtaacagttttttaaaaacacagctgAGCAGCATCAGGCAGTGGTGCAGACGGGCTGCGGGGGGGGTGCCTGCCCAGGAGTTGGGAAGCCGCTCGAGGGGCTGCGCCGGGGGGCTTGTCGCGGGGGCTTCCGGAACTTCCTCGCCTGGCGAGGTGAGGATGCTGCTCTGGGTCAGTTGCGGCCAGTTGTGCTGTGTCCGGTGGTTCACGCCGTGGGTCAGagatgggggggagggaggagagggagttgaTCGGACGGCGGGCCAGCCGTGGGGGGGGGGAGCTTCCCGGGGCGGCAGGACGAGCCCCCTTCAGCATCCGCGCGGTTCCGGAGTCTCCGGTTGGGGCCGCTGGGGAGGAGGGCCCCGCCCACTCAGCGGGACGCTGCGGCTCCGCTTCCGGAAAAAGTGCGGGAGCCGGGAGGAGGGCGGGCCGGGTACCGCGGCCGCGGCggggtaggggttgggggagggcgtTTGGCAGGAGTCCCACGGGGCCTGCGCGGCGGAGGCGGGCGCGGCCTTAACTGTTTGCTTCCCGGAGCACCGAGGGGACCTGCCCTGCCGATCACGCGGTTAGATTGTATTTGGCCCAGTGCCGCGCCACAGCCATTCGCTGGGTGTGCTAACGAGTTACGTTTCTGATTGTGTCTCGCGCAGGCTGACAATTCAAACCGAGTTTGTTCTGCCGGACTCGGGGACTGCGATCGTGAGGCATGGAGAGCCGGGAGAAACAGCCCCCACATTAGCATCCTTCTGGAGAAGCTCCAGTCAGTAAGTAGTCACCCAGCCACGGTGGGACGTTACCACGTGAGGGTGCAGGATCTTTCCAGTAGGTTTAAGGGTAGTGGAGGAGTGTCGAGGCAGACACTTGCAAGAGGTCCCTAGCCCCTTCCAAAGTTATCAGTCCAAGGCCCGTGGACTGGCTTCAGTTGTGGGTATTTACTTTTGATTATATTGTCAAGGGGGTACCTCCAAAGTAAGAATAATTGAAGCTCTTTGGCTGcaaacagttttgttttgccCGAGTTTGTATAGGATCCTAAATGGATTGGCCAGgattctgtgtatctgttttgtGTGAATGGTTTCAGTCTCCGTGTTCAGTGGTCAGGTCTTCACAGCCATAGTCATCCGTGATAATAGCGTTTGCGTGTTTACGTCCAGAAAAGGAATTCATTCAACAACGGTAATGTGCCAGGCTTAGTGCTCAAAGAGGTACAAATGATACATGGtattgtttttttccctgtttttatgTGGCATGAATATCACAAAGATTTCATGCTGAATGAATTTGCCGGTTGTCCATTGTACTGCAGActgtaaattaaaaatgaggaCTGTGTCCCCACCACGTGTATATATCATTTGTGCATGGTAAACACTTTTACATAaacgtgtatgtgtgtatacatatgttaCCAGTACGGTGTTAGAGCTTCTTTTCTCATGCTGAAATGATGGAAAGCCTAACATTTTTTTGTTGCACCGTAGTAGATCTTCCATATACCACTTCGAAAACCATGATTCTAAGCAGCAGCCTTCAGATGGTGGCCCGAATTTTTACTCTTCGCCATTCTTTCCTTAAGTGATGTGTTTAAGGGATTTTAACAGTTTCTTTACACTCACGTAGTAACCAGTTGACTTGCTGTAACCTTAAACAGCAAACATTTTAATCTGATtggtattttgaagattttatttatttaaggggggagagagagcacaagcagggggagggccaaagagagaagcagactccctgctaagcagggagccccacatgggactggatcccaggatcctgggatcatgacctgagctgaaggcagatgcttagccgactgagcaacccaggcgcctcTCTGACCTGTATCTTGTAcaactttttcttccattaatttaaccattaatattttagatttaagTCTTTTGGCTTTCCTCATCTACTAATTAGGGTTATGGAAAACCactttggttggtttttttttttttaccaacagTTGATTCTTGGAAGActttaagaaatgtaaaatgtcaaACAGAAGTGAAGCCAACGATATTTATCTTAAAAGCAACCatgttttctacttctgtaaggaaaagaataagccaaaacacattttttaaaacttccttcaACCTAGGTTCTTCCAAATGAAAGGTACACACCTAAATGAAATGTTAGTAATTTACCAGCTATATGCCCCTCATAATCTCCCATTTGCGTTTTTCAGGAATAGGAGAGTGATACTCATCCAGGATGGAAGTGTGTCCTTACTGTAAAAAGCCATTTAAACGATTAAAATCCCACTTGCCATATTGTAAGATGATAGGACCAGTTGTACCTGCTGATCAGAAAGCTTGTCAGTCCAAGCCAGCTCTACACgctaaaaaaatgaaagggcCAATCGCCGACTTAAATAACACTAAAGAGAGAAAGTTGGAGATGGCGAGTAAGAAGAGAAATACCAGCTTGGTAAAGGACAA
Protein-coding regions in this window:
- the FAM104A gene encoding protein FAM104A isoform X2; translated protein: MGGRGADAGSSGGTGPTEGYSPPAASTRAAARAKARGGGRGGRQNTTPSVPSSRGAAPRRSPPPAAMSERLRPRKRRRNGNEEDHHLPPQTKRSSRNPVFHDSWDTESSSSDSGGSSSSSSSSINSPDRASGPESGLSHMAAGSGPNTPQPVPEQSALCQGPYFHINQTLKEAHFHSLQHRGRPPT
- the FAM104A gene encoding protein FAM104A isoform X3 — its product is MGGRGADAGSSGGTGPTEGYSPPAASTRAAARAKARGGGRGGRQNTTPSVPSSRGAAPRRSPPPAAMSERLRPRIPGTQSLQAATVVGAAAAAAAASTARTGPAGRRAA
- the FAM104A gene encoding protein FAM104A isoform X1, which translates into the protein MGGRGADAGSSGGTGPTEGYSPPAASTRAAARAKARGGGRGGRQNTTPSVPSSRGAAPRRSPPPAAMSERLRPRKRRRNGNEEDHHLPPQTKRSSRNPVFHDSWDTETVPVTKNSKENRLRGNKVFCASSSSDSGGSSSSSSSSINSPDRASGPESGLSHMAAGSGPNTPQPVPEQSALCQGPYFHINQTLKEAHFHSLQHRGRPPT